DNA from Vanessa tameamea isolate UH-Manoa-2023 chromosome 19, ilVanTame1 primary haplotype, whole genome shotgun sequence:
GGATATTATTATTCAGTGATTACCTCCAGTCACGGTCTTTTAAActctaaagtaaaataaaaattggttataATAACCTGTGCGTCTAATGCCACAACCAGGCAAGCTCGTACGACAAGTCCCATCACCAACATTGTGGGTTGATAAATGTTCACCATGTATTTATACAAAGGAGTTACACTTTGAGGAGTTAGGTTCAATCCACAACTTTCGTCCAAAAAtggataataatattgaaaacctgaaatgttattataattataataataaatattttttgattatggatatatttgtaaattaaagtaaaattatgtttCATAGAAATATTTCCATTCGtttaatagattaatttaaacgaTCCTCGCGAAGAATTACATCTAAAACTATTTAGGCATGAATATTCTGAATAAAACTTCAATCAACTTgtgtatttcaaaatttaaatatttaaacgacaGTTTTCCTCAAACTAACCTGTACAATATATAACGTCATCAAGATCTTCATAACTTCCGTCCTTAAATATAGCACCAGTTTCATTGAACTCCTGTACATCGGGTTTTCTAATATAGTGCTTTGGAAATACTGTACGGAAGTTAATTTTAGAGTGGTGGCTATGAACAAGGGTTTTTGCGGCATAGGCCACATCTATAGCGATGTCCATGCCTGATGGTCCAGCGCCAACCACGAGCACTCGTCGACCTTTGTAACGTATCGGGTCTCTATAGTCGTGACTGTGTATAATGGAACCTGAAATTTTTTCAATCTTGTTATTGAGAGATTTTGTTCCTTATTCCTTTTAAGAACATTTTGAATTCGGATTCTCTTGCTTAGCTTCGTTTTGATCTGATCTAAATGTTACACATTCAAATCATATGCGTGCCGATACCGTTCTTaatctgtttttaataatttgttaagtactttaatatagataaaaataaaattcccgtaataataaatagttcttaaatcattttgtttcaaacatattattatgtatccCAAATACATATCGAGGGTATTCAGGGAGAATCGGGTAAGTAGCGAaacttttataatgaaaaaaaaaatatttttactacttttACCTCAGATATATTATCTAACATTTTGGTCGATTAATTTAagcaataattcataaaaagtcataaaatttttaaaaaagtgaaaTTTGGCGTGAATGTATTGGAGTTATCTTGTTTTACCTGAGATGCAAAAAAAGCTGTAAATCTCTTAAACACACATTAATCTTTACCTACTACATTAAGAATAGTTTACTGTCCCGTATTATATAAGTTGATTTTATgatattgtgtaaaaaaaactattattaaagtttCGACAGTTATATGGTATTGCCAGATAAGAAATCGACAAAAACAAAGTATCCtgtttcaaacaaaattattaaaaattttgccCTTATTCAGTTCTGCCAAAATACCCGCGATATATAAAACACACGCcagatatcaataaaaaataataataaactacatttgAGTGTGTTTATAAGGTGATTACGGtagtttaacaaatataaatatattttctaccaGAAAACTTTTCTTCTCCAGGAATGTTAGGCATATTTGGTTTACTGAAGTGTCCAGTGCCGACGATTACAAAGTCAAATTCATCCTCAAACTCCTCACCAGTTAACACGTTTTGATACTTGACGTTCCAAATGTCGTTAACTCTAGAAACTAATATAACGTTGTGTAGAAActgaaattaatgttttaataagtcAAAGTTAAGTTGATGTAAACTAATATCATCCAAACCAAACAGCATGCTCCatcaagctgctccaatgcgggttgtaaCTACCAAAGTTGTTTATCTAAACACGAGGCAGATTTTAATTCGACAGATGTTTTcacacggtgttttccttcaccgacgaacacgagattaattattataaacacaatttaagcacaagAGAATTAAGTGGTGCTTTCCCTTGTTTAAACCTTTAATCTTGGGTTAAGATTCACGAGTTCCAAACCACTCGACCATCTCGATTcttcattcatatattttacccgaataaaaaaaaggatgttattaaaattttgccaaacaacagattatataaacactaatataagtacatttatggaatatgtttaaatttataagaatcGTGTAATAATTCATAACGATGGAGTATGTATTTTTGCCGTAGTTGCATTTTGaactaatcattttataatgttttacttatttcaaaaataatcattatgaaaattatagaGAAGTCATTTCATATTGAAGatttacagataataatttacCTTGATGTCTCTCTCTAAATCGAAATGCTTGGCGTAGTCTTTAATGtagttgtaataaattttcCAGCTCGGAAACGAAGGGATATCATCTGGCAGAGGAAAACCTCGCAGCTCCATGGTAGGTTTTGGAAGATTGGTTCTACAATATAAACAACAGTATTATATATCTTTCGTTTATTTACCGGTGATCTGTAGTACAGGATTAAGCCTTTTCTTAACTCAGATACCCTTCACACATTCTTAACACAACATAATATGAAGGTACAATCtctttagatataaatatcactttttaattatgtaaagtatatatttttgtgacgagaaattaacatttttattattattaatattaattaattaatagatgaGACTGGCAAACGGACCAACTGATGTGATTTACATGCGCCATGAACCATAATATTTGTAtcttgtagttacactaactTACTTaacattcaaactggaacaacgatactaagtatcgCTGTTGGCGGTagactatacatatataggatTGAGAATATTTAACAATCCTTTGATGTACCACTGGAGAAGAGGTTAGCCAAAACAAATTGTGCATACGAAATCTTAGAGGTTCTTACCCAGGTTTGAATCTACAATCAACAACACCAAGACTCTCGGATACTAGGCGGTTATCATAatcattaaattgaatgtacTAGTAAGTAATTGTAAGTACTAGTTTCTAATGTCATAATCAAGTGCAGTATTTAAGCAGAGGCATTATCAGCTGTATTGTTTCTTATCGTTATTGATAAAGGTTAAGTCGATATTATTATGTCTTATTAGACAATTGCATTTATTGGGCATGTAGCCtgtttcaattatttacatttacaatggctatttattttacgataaatattaaaaagcaacAGTGAAAGAGATTTCATGTAGGTAAGATAAAGGAAGTGATAAATGGAGATAATTGGTGTAGACTTACACCAAGAACAGGTTCGTGGAAGAATTTTCAATTAATCAAACGAGATTTGATAACcagaagcaatattttttttattgcgggGTTTTTAACAATTTACTATTATCGATAACAAcgacaaaaagtttttttataggGAAGTTACATTACTACTAGGGTTGCTGAGGATTCCTCTTCCGCTTCCTCATAACGCAGAAGTTCCGCAATATTTTGGGTTCCTAAACCGTTACCGCATCctcatcaataaaaattaaaaatcctcTTCTGCTATCACTGCGAATTCGCGATGTTGCCGGGTCGAACGGGCGAGCGAGACCTTCTATGGTGGAAAAATAATCCGAAATATTCGGAGCTTTACGGAGCTGTACGGCTCCGACCTGCGGCGAGACCTATCTTCTCCTCCATCAAGTATACCCAGCGAACGACTTTTTAGCAATGCTggattagtatagaagtatagcaGAAGAGGATTAGTATATGATGAGCTAAGAAACCGGTTGTCAGGGGAAACAGCGcccatattattttttataaaaattaacctcCCTACAATTCATTTTGATTATTAGTATTCAATtcctttattttgattaataacatTCgacttaagtaataattaataaaaaattaagactgcattcttattatatactatatatcatttcaattcctaaaataaattgaatcataCACACAGATTTAAAAAGCAGGGACATAGCGGGATGGATTTTCTTATGACTTTTTGTCATGAGCTgtgaactttgtatataaaaacattctgtagtatattcagCATCAGTATTGCACCCGGGCGAAGCCAGAGCGGGtcgtgttttaaataatactgtaaTGCGTTTAGATTACATCAATATagtgcatataaaaatatgtaataagtaaGTAGCGTCATAATTACCAAACATGTCAGTTCCATGAGCtgattattagtttattatttattagctttATAAACTCACCTCAGATGCATATACATGCTGGTATGCAATGGTAGACCGTTTTCATCGTAGCCCACTCTAGAGTCATATCGCCATGTGCCGCCGACGTATCGAGTTGATTCAAGAACAACGAATTTGATACCTTCTTCTTTTAAATACTTGGCTGAAGTTAGCCCCGCCAGGCCAGCCCCGATTATACATACTCGAGGATTTGATATATGTGTCTATAGAAAAAGAAAGCAaaaattacataagtatatGCTAAAAATAAAAGCAGGCAGTTTGGGTTGATGCATttcgcatttatttatttatttttatataacaaatgctTTTGATTCCAGTCACATAACCTCGTTTATCATATGAACATAGCACCTGTGAAATCTTGCTTTCTATCAATAATCGtggtctttttttaaatctttttaggTTTTCTCTATCTAATCTTATTActaaggataaaaaataaaaaaataacttttaaattgatgaaattagtatattattaactaacttGCAATACAAGTAACGTAGCTTTAATATTCGCATGACAAAAAGTATTGGTAAAGTTAATTCGAGTGTGGTTGTTTTCAAATAGAACCGCCCAAACAATAGTTCCACATAATTTTCACACTTTATAGATTAGCTTGTCggaaatagttatttaaatgataacaatagttaaataattgATGCAAAACTAAAacgatatagtttttattacatatttaatttaaattttggtaacattttcttacaaaattttaGCATACTTCATAAATGCACTAGCTGTCAATTTTCTTTCTATTGACAGGTGACAGCAACTTCACGTTGTACAGTACAATACAATCGTACAATGTTCATCGAATTTCTATTTTGcgttatagtaattaaaaaatcagtACGTAAAACCgaatgtaatcaaaatatttatatttattattgtacataaataatgtgacctaattattattttgcgaTAACATTATCTTAATATACAATGGCGTAAATTAACAAATACCGATCAATCATTGTGTAAACATCAATGTCAATGTTgaggttatatttaattattatcaattatttgtaGTCTTACCATTTAGAACGATGAAATGTAGATCAAAACAAAGGAATTTTATATCGTCTTTTGTACTTATTatgtaacttatataattattttcacttgTTGCGAATTAAACGTTTAACTAAGAACAATGGAAGAAGAAAactaaaatgaaacaaatgttTAGTAGGTATTTAGGAATGGTATGACTGAACGCGttctattgataatattatcacacagtattatgtaaatatctTGTATCTGATTAAATTGCTACTAAAACGCATTTTATGATCTCGAACAAAGAGGACGCTATGACTGTCTATTGACTGAGTACTTAAATGGTATGGGTTCAAATTGTTCCGACTATCGGTAGTAACAGTGATTGTATTACGTTATTGGTACtagcaatataattttatgttaaaatctatgaatagTTTCGAAATCTAGAAATACTAATGATATGTATTTTAAGTTGAAGTAATTGGAAGTAATTTTTGTATGATGCATATTCTTTTAGATTAACTGCTGCAATGGTTTACTGGTTAGCTTATAAGTTTTCAATCCCGATTGAgaatgatttgatttgtttggcTTTCGCCGTAGCCAAAATCAGTCGTACAGTTTATTATATCAACattgttaaaatgaaatataaatcggAAAGTAGTTATATTTTTGATCGATTCCATTTATTAATCATGTGCACTtcaatgtaagtatatatacctATCTTGCCGTAAAAATTGGCGAATACTAAATCCACGCTCTCATAGTGGTACTTCTCATAGTGGTAGTGTCACACTGCATActttcgggttgcagccgagtggtgcatccgatccctaaaaagggcaaccgctcagacccgtccaattataggcctatagtcATCatctccttgttctccaaggtaatggagtccattataaactctctgtttcttctgcatatcaatgacttgttgcaaatcggtaacattcactgctatgcagacgacagcaccgtagacacctcatacaccggccgtgctaatatttctcgggaaaacgtcgaagaaaaccggaacaaacttgtgtctgaaatcgagtcttcgttaaacaaagtctcgaactggggtcggctaaacctagttcATTTCAACCTCAAAAAGAGGCAAGTTTGCGcattaactgctaaaaaaaataccatttgtcgtatctccacgattcgagaacattccgttagccgccacagctagtatcggaatacttggcatcgatatttcgagcctcgttcagtaacagttttcgccggcggtttttccgaaccgatatgacttgggaaccttcaagaaaagagcgtactccttcctgaaagaccggcaacgcacctgcaagcccccggtgttgcagatgtccatgggcggtggtagtcactttccatcaggtgagcctcctgctcgtttgccacctctaacatttaaaaaacgccttttcattataaataaataaatattggaaaatcagaagtaatgacggtagcacaaacactcagacccaagacaacatagaaaactaatgaactttttctacatcgactcgaccaggaatcgaacccgggacctcggagtggcgtacccatgaaaaccggtgtacaaacTACTCGACCACCGAGGTCGTCAATtatgctataataattataattttcaatagaataatatgtctaataaatattattaagaatagtgtcaatttatcaatttttacgTATAAAGTAACTGTGGATTTTTTTTAGCAAtgaattagatttataattataaattaaatactttgctcatgtaaggatttattgacttagcGTAGTCAGAAACCGTGATGTTAAATGTTTATCTTTACATTTCGTGTTTGTACATTGATAGTCGGTATTTCTTCCAAAATTATCGACGTTATTGTGTATATACATGATATTGacgtaagtatattttgatatgacgGGGAATTAAGTTTAACGCTGGTCAGACTGCATAAGTATACTAAATCCACTAAAATCATGTATAGGAGATTTATCTTGGATATTTACAAAAGTGTTCATAACCTTATatcttcataaattattaatatggcCATAAGGTTAAGATTTATAATTTCTCATTccttatttacaaaaatcaatatataggCCTTTTGTAAGCTATAACTTATAAAATCGCATTAGAATTGTTCATTGGTTGTATTGTTCATTACTGGTAATAAAAAATTTGGTTCTTTTATATGTACTAAAATCGTTTTATTCTTTGAACGCGCTAATTGCAACTACCAGTTGCATTTAAAGAATATTCTTCCATTAAACAGCACAATAATTAAGGAAGGTTATAGGACAGGCTATTTAACAACATGCTACGGTCTATGAGGGCGGAGTAGGAATGTTTAACGCGAGTGAAACCGCGCACAGCATCtagtctttattaataaacgaaagtataataatgcaaaaatttgcaaattaattcgaattttaaattatttaattagtaattacatgtcaaaatctgttatatattatataaacgcaaaagtaaaagcttgtaaatattGACTGCTAAGCAATATGAAGACTTGAAAAAGAAGAGCTTGAATCGGCTGTAACTCATGAACGTGTAACGGTTTTCAAGAAGAGTTGTAACAAAtttacgttttataattttatcaactaTTTTTAGCGTAGATGGCTATGGAgagcagttattttaaaaaaatggtttttatacgtttttttgaAGGCAGTGCTCAATTTCGCTAGCTTGGAATATTGATCAGGACATGGACAACTCTCTTAGACCTCGACATAGATTTATAGAAATTACGACTCAAATAGTTGATGACGAGAgtctatttaaattagtttagatTCAGAAGACAAAATCTAATAAGGTtacttataaagatattataaaaatgtataattatctcatcaaaataatataatgtggtattttattatattgatctGTTATGAGTTTACAAATTTAGTATACGAAATAATCAAGAccttaacatatataaatatgtatataagtagatCCCTCTATGACAAAAAcctatgataaaattaaaagttttgtaataatgttacaaaaaaaaccttttcTAAAATCCCCAAAGGTTCGCAAGGAAAACCTTCGCATTGATTTTTACAAAAGATCACTTGACAAACTCTCATTTCGCAAAtgtttcactttaaaatattagtttttaccTTCTAACGTAGCctatccatataaaataattaatttgtcacttgttttttttttaaatggtcctaagataaataaaataatagctttaAAGTTAACTTCACAAAATACAATACCTTAGTTAAATCCAATGCCGAAACTAAGCTAATTTCAAGATATAAAACACAAAGggcatataatataatcttactgCACATTATTTCACAAATATGAAGATTTAAAGTTCTAGTTCACACAAGATTGACGATAATACTGTGGTCCTTGACGTTgtgacaattattatatacgtgACCTCTATCATAACGACctctaaagtatatatatatataataagttgtACTGATGTCTTCAATCCCGAActtctaaaacaatttttaatttcaatatttttttgtgttacaaTCAAGTTCTTaagatactttaaaatatatatacattgaaagtatttatggttttatattGATCACTTTTTATTGATCAATGATTGGTTTATTGAGTCATACGTAAAgtaatgtttatgttaaaattttaagttatcgATGCTAAAGCGCTTATTAATTTATGTGTgcttgatttaataaataagtccaTAGTTCACCGTGTAGTATTTTACTATATACACAAGAATACacaagaatacaaaaaaaaaatgaaatctaaAAGTGCACGACTCATCATGAACCatgaatcgaaaaaaaaaacaattccacTTATTGTCAATTCTCAAAgttaaacgaaaaaataaataaatatactgactGAGTAGGTAAGATAAGCCATTTGCAATATTTAAGAAGTACGGAATTTATCATCTATTTTAGTTCCGTAAACTAACAAGAGtactagtaataaatatgttgAAGTAAAGTACGTACATTCTCGGATGATACATGTTATCAGTCGAGCAATAGAAGGCGGAGAAAACTAACTCTTAGAAAGATAGTAGGTTAGTAAGATGTTAATTTAACCGCTATAAGTAGtaatatagagccgagatggcccagtggttagaaagcgtgcatcttaaccgatgatttcggattcaaatccaggcaggcaccactgagttttcatgtgcttaatttgtgtttataattcatctcgtgctcggcggtgaaggaaaacatcgtgaggaaacctacatgtgtctaatttcaacgaaattctgccacatgtgtattccaccaacccgcattggagcagcgtggtggaatatgctccataccttctcctcaacgggagaggaggccttagcccagcagtgggaaatttccAGGCTGATTGTGTGTTTGTGTAAGtagtaataaaaagaataaaatagataatgaatgattaaactgaaaataaaaaacattaaattggtACAACCGTTTAGGACAAGCTCAGTTAAATACACACACACGTACAGACGGTtcatatataatagataaagatATATAGGTAGTATATATAGAGAAGCATACAAGGCTTTcgtatacacatataattgtacataattaatcaaatattaaaatacatacacaatTTGTTCATAACTCATAACATCATAACCcatactgtatttaaaaaatctatgaaacatattttgattttaacattttattaacatcaaaaAGGAAAGATTTTACTGGGAATATATTGAACTTATTCGAGATTGAACTAACAAAATGCGTCCATCGGTCAGGTTATGGAAGCGCAAATTAGATTCACAAGGGGCCATTCGCTTCGACAACtgtattatattctaaattgaCCATGAAAAAGAATTTTAGCGGAGCCTGCCCCCAAATACTACAGActatggaaaaaataaaaatgttgtttattttctgtattttttattgaaaatttgaagaaaacatgAATTTGCACGCAAAGTTAAAGATTTATTAGATGTGCTTGAATAAAATAGAGGCATATGCAGTGTAATTCTCTAAGGATTCACTTCGTTCACTCGTGATATGTTG
Protein-coding regions in this window:
- the LOC113396076 gene encoding senecionine N-oxygenase-like isoform X2, translating into MTHISNPRVCIIGAGLAGLTSAKYLKEEGIKFVVLESTRYVGGTWRYDSRVGYDENGLPLHTSMYMHLRTNLPKPTMELRGFPLPDDIPSFPSWKIYYNYIKDYAKHFDLERDIKFLHNVILVSRVNDIWNVKYQNVLTGEEFEDEFDFVIVGTGHFSKPNMPNIPGEEKFSGSIIHSHDYRDPIRYKGRRVLVVGAGPSGMDIAIDVAYAAKTLVHSHHSKINFRTVFPKHYIRKPDVQEFNETGAIFKDGSYEDLDDVIYCTGFQYYYPFLDESCGLNLTPQSVTPLYKYMVNIYQPTMLVMGLVVRACLVVALDAQSRYATALIKGNFTLPPKEEMLEEWQKRADSIISRGRPISDIHFLAEKEDEYYAELTKESGIGRVPPVMFKIRAIDTEAKLENLYTYRNYAYTVIDNENFVRSLDNITENNSGNNL
- the LOC113396076 gene encoding senecionine N-oxygenase-like isoform X1, with translation MCSKIILYALCVLYLEISLVSALDLTKTHISNPRVCIIGAGLAGLTSAKYLKEEGIKFVVLESTRYVGGTWRYDSRVGYDENGLPLHTSMYMHLRTNLPKPTMELRGFPLPDDIPSFPSWKIYYNYIKDYAKHFDLERDIKFLHNVILVSRVNDIWNVKYQNVLTGEEFEDEFDFVIVGTGHFSKPNMPNIPGEEKFSGSIIHSHDYRDPIRYKGRRVLVVGAGPSGMDIAIDVAYAAKTLVHSHHSKINFRTVFPKHYIRKPDVQEFNETGAIFKDGSYEDLDDVIYCTGFQYYYPFLDESCGLNLTPQSVTPLYKYMVNIYQPTMLVMGLVVRACLVVALDAQSRYATALIKGNFTLPPKEEMLEEWQKRADSIISRGRPISDIHFLAEKEDEYYAELTKESGIGRVPPVMFKIRAIDTEAKLENLYTYRNYAYTVIDNENFVRSLDNITENNSGNNL